Proteins found in one Sporosarcina jeotgali genomic segment:
- a CDS encoding sigma 54-interacting transcriptional regulator, whose product MQNLLIIDADQNSLRVLQQLEQLEHVRIIGIVDTNANDSVSKFARQKGIPHGPDPESFLSGNVQLVLDFSGNFPFTYNPKYPQITVLSKSSSQLIVKLLACQGTELELLQSDILIYKSIFNSVGEGMIGIDGMGTINLFNDSASKMLGFSFDEVLGKPILSVIPESGLPDVLKKGQIDSNVELQLTNGLDILSSRYPLVMPDGTITGAFAVFKDITGVIRTAEEITDLKRVKTMLEAIIHSSDDAISVVDSEGLGILVNPAYTRLTGLTDKEVIGQPATVDISSGESIHMRVLETKRPVRGVNMQLGENNRDVIVNVAPIIVDQEVKGSVGVIHDITEMRSLMKQLDHAKAMIRELESTYTFDDILGNNEDLLIAVSQAKIAAGSEIPVMLRGEPGSGKELFAHAIHTGSKRKESEFIRVSCSSLDVDAIEAAIKHTEIQHEKRSGTLFLDEITELKPDVQKKLLEYIGSGSITAAGKPIQLSVRIITSSAANLERAVHEGVLCEELYYQLTRMSIRIPPLRMRTDDIGILTDALLAMLNQEFGMAIQQVTPEAMLRLQSYEWPGNVRELENVLSRAMILTESGSAKLNEEDIVRALSSRSVQQPDSALPDKRTLASLMEDHEKLLLETSLRENNGQKVLTADRLGISLRSLYYKLEKYKLI is encoded by the coding sequence TTGCAAAACTTACTAATTATTGATGCTGACCAAAACAGCCTCCGTGTTTTACAACAACTGGAACAACTTGAACATGTTCGAATTATCGGTATTGTGGACACTAACGCTAACGATAGTGTCAGTAAGTTTGCGAGGCAGAAGGGAATCCCTCACGGACCTGATCCAGAAAGTTTTCTTTCAGGTAATGTGCAGCTCGTTCTAGACTTTTCTGGTAACTTTCCATTCACTTACAATCCGAAATATCCACAGATAACTGTTCTCTCTAAATCCAGCAGTCAACTCATAGTCAAATTATTAGCATGTCAGGGAACAGAATTGGAATTATTGCAATCAGACATCCTGATATATAAATCGATTTTTAACTCAGTCGGTGAAGGTATGATAGGAATTGACGGAATGGGTACCATTAATCTTTTTAATGACAGCGCTTCCAAAATGCTTGGTTTTTCATTTGATGAAGTACTTGGTAAACCGATTTTATCTGTTATACCTGAATCGGGTTTACCTGATGTTCTGAAAAAAGGTCAGATTGACTCCAATGTGGAACTTCAACTAACGAACGGGTTGGACATTTTAAGTTCCAGATATCCCCTCGTTATGCCAGACGGCACAATCACCGGAGCGTTTGCTGTTTTTAAAGATATAACCGGTGTCATACGCACTGCGGAAGAGATTACTGACTTGAAACGTGTAAAGACTATGCTTGAAGCTATCATCCATTCGAGCGATGATGCGATTTCGGTTGTGGATTCTGAGGGATTGGGAATTTTGGTCAATCCGGCCTACACTCGTCTAACAGGGTTAACGGACAAAGAAGTGATTGGTCAGCCTGCAACTGTTGATATCAGCTCGGGTGAAAGTATTCACATGAGGGTTCTGGAAACAAAGCGTCCTGTCCGTGGTGTCAATATGCAGCTTGGTGAAAATAATCGGGATGTCATTGTCAATGTTGCTCCGATCATTGTTGACCAGGAAGTAAAGGGCAGTGTGGGTGTCATTCATGATATTACAGAAATGCGAAGTCTTATGAAACAGCTCGATCATGCAAAAGCTATGATCCGCGAATTGGAATCAACCTATACGTTTGATGACATTCTCGGGAACAATGAAGACCTTTTGATTGCCGTCAGCCAGGCTAAAATTGCAGCAGGTTCTGAAATTCCTGTCATGCTTCGCGGTGAACCTGGAAGCGGGAAAGAACTTTTCGCTCATGCCATTCATACAGGAAGCAAGAGGAAAGAAAGCGAATTCATTCGGGTTTCATGTTCATCATTAGATGTAGACGCAATCGAAGCAGCAATAAAGCATACTGAAATCCAACATGAAAAAAGATCTGGAACGCTATTTTTAGACGAGATTACAGAATTAAAACCAGATGTACAGAAAAAACTTCTAGAATACATAGGTTCGGGAAGTATAACAGCAGCGGGGAAACCTATACAATTGTCTGTTAGAATTATTACTTCTTCTGCAGCGAATTTAGAGCGCGCTGTGCATGAAGGAGTACTCTGCGAAGAGCTGTATTATCAACTAACCCGAATGTCCATAAGGATTCCTCCATTGCGGATGAGGACAGATGATATTGGAATATTGACAGATGCACTTCTTGCGATGCTGAACCAGGAGTTCGGTATGGCCATTCAACAAGTGACGCCTGAAGCTATGCTGCGGCTTCAATCTTATGAATGGCCGGGGAATGTAAGAGAATTGGAAAATGTGCTGAGCAGAGCGATGATTTTAACGGAGTCAGGTTCTGCAAAGCTTAATGAAGAGGATATCGTACGGGCACTTTCCTCTCGCAGTGTCCAACAGCCAGATTCTGCACTCCCTGACAAGCGGACACTCGCTTCCCTTATGGAAGATCATGAAAAGTTATTACTCGAAACTTCGTTGAGAGAGAATAACGGTCAAAAAGTTTTGACTGCGGATCGGCTTGGCATCTCACTCCGATCTTTGTACTACAAATTGGAAAAATACAAATTGATTTAA
- a CDS encoding Leu/Phe/Val dehydrogenase yields MEIIKYMETYDYEQLVICQDKTTGLKAFIAIHDTTLGPALGGTRMWTYNSEEEAIEDALRLARGMTYKNAAAGLNLGGGKAVIMGNPKTDKNDELFRAFGRFIEGLNGRYITAEDVGTTEEDMDLIHLETDYVTGVSAEFGSSGNPSPVTALGVYVGMKAAAKEAFGDDSLKGKTIAVQGVGNVAYTMCEYLHEEGAKLIVTDINEEAVQRAVDNFGATAVGINEIYGVEADIFSPCALGAVINDETIPQLKAKVIAGSANNQLKNPEHGDKIHEMGLVYAPDYVINSGGVINVADELDGYNRERALKKVNTIYDTIEKIFAISKRDNIPSYVAADRLAEERIERVSKARNTFLQKEKSVLSNRR; encoded by the coding sequence ATGGAAATTATCAAATACATGGAAACTTACGACTACGAGCAATTGGTGATCTGCCAAGATAAAACAACTGGGCTTAAAGCATTCATCGCAATTCACGATACAACACTTGGACCTGCACTAGGCGGAACTCGCATGTGGACATATAACAGCGAAGAAGAAGCAATCGAAGATGCACTTCGGCTTGCACGCGGAATGACTTACAAAAATGCAGCTGCCGGTCTTAACCTTGGCGGAGGTAAAGCAGTTATCATGGGTAACCCTAAAACAGACAAGAACGATGAATTGTTCCGTGCATTCGGCCGCTTCATCGAAGGACTGAATGGTCGCTACATTACTGCTGAAGACGTAGGTACAACTGAAGAAGATATGGATCTTATCCACCTTGAAACAGATTACGTAACAGGTGTATCTGCTGAATTTGGTTCTTCAGGCAACCCATCACCTGTCACTGCACTTGGTGTTTATGTAGGAATGAAAGCAGCAGCTAAAGAAGCTTTTGGCGACGATTCCCTTAAAGGTAAAACAATCGCAGTACAAGGTGTCGGAAATGTCGCCTATACAATGTGCGAATACCTTCATGAAGAAGGCGCTAAATTGATTGTTACAGATATTAACGAAGAAGCAGTTCAACGTGCAGTAGACAACTTTGGAGCAACAGCTGTTGGCATTAACGAAATCTATGGCGTAGAAGCAGACATCTTCTCCCCATGTGCACTTGGAGCAGTTATCAACGATGAAACAATTCCGCAATTGAAGGCAAAAGTCATTGCAGGATCTGCAAACAACCAATTGAAAAATCCTGAACATGGAGACAAGATCCATGAAATGGGACTTGTATATGCACCAGATTACGTTATCAATTCAGGCGGAGTTATTAACGTAGCAGACGAATTGGACGGATATAACCGCGAGCGTGCATTGAAAAAAGTTAACACAATTTACGATACAATCGAAAAGATCTTCGCGATTTCTAAGCGTGACAACATTCCTTCATATGTAGCAGCAGACCGTTTGGCTGAGGAGCGCATTGAACGAGTTTCAAAAGCACGCA
- a CDS encoding bifunctional enoyl-CoA hydratase/phosphate acetyltransferase gives MNTLSELVQQAAALSDRPCTAVACAADADVLESVELAVSRGLATFKLYDNKHQLLETIKGKYPQLADHPDIELVDCNGTQHAAQLAVDAVSSGEAQVLMKGNLPTAALMKVALRKDAGLRTGNVLSHVAAFEIPSFEKLYFVTDSAMSILPDLQVKAQIIQNAVTVARACGVEMPVVVPLAAVESVNPAMQATLDAASLTMMNQRGQLKNCIVEGPMALDNAISPEAAQHKGLSGPAAGKADILVAPNLEAGNILYKSLTYFARAKVGGIIQGASAPIVVTSRADNAETKLHSLALALLVSKN, from the coding sequence ATGAATACTCTATCAGAACTTGTACAACAGGCAGCCGCATTATCTGACAGGCCGTGCACAGCTGTTGCTTGTGCTGCAGATGCGGATGTTTTGGAATCTGTTGAACTTGCAGTTTCCAGGGGACTTGCGACGTTCAAGCTTTACGATAATAAACACCAGCTGCTCGAAACAATAAAAGGGAAGTACCCGCAGCTCGCCGATCATCCGGATATCGAGCTCGTCGATTGTAATGGAACTCAGCATGCAGCACAATTAGCGGTAGATGCAGTTTCTTCTGGAGAAGCCCAAGTGCTAATGAAAGGAAATCTCCCTACGGCAGCATTGATGAAAGTTGCACTGCGTAAAGATGCAGGTTTGAGAACTGGAAACGTGCTCTCTCACGTAGCAGCATTTGAAATTCCAAGTTTTGAAAAACTTTACTTCGTTACTGATTCAGCCATGAGTATTTTACCGGATCTGCAGGTTAAAGCTCAAATCATTCAGAACGCGGTAACTGTTGCCAGGGCATGCGGGGTGGAAATGCCGGTTGTTGTCCCGCTGGCTGCAGTCGAATCAGTAAATCCCGCAATGCAAGCGACATTGGATGCAGCTTCCTTGACGATGATGAATCAGCGAGGACAGTTGAAAAATTGTATTGTAGAAGGTCCAATGGCATTGGATAATGCGATTTCACCTGAAGCCGCGCAACATAAAGGACTTTCAGGTCCGGCAGCAGGAAAAGCGGATATTTTAGTGGCCCCCAACTTGGAAGCTGGTAACATTCTCTACAAATCATTAACCTATTTCGCTCGTGCGAAAGTTGGTGGAATCATTCAAGGGGCATCCGCTCCAATTGTTGTTACGTCACGGGCGGACAATGCTGAAACGAAACTACATTCACTAGCACTTGCATTATTAGTAAGCAAAAACTGA